A window from Agrobacterium tumefaciens encodes these proteins:
- a CDS encoding rhodanese-like domain-containing protein — protein MSVQALTKDRLIEWLGDGEELAVLDIRPAEEVGYASPLFATNLPADRLEAEINRFIPRPAVRTVLVDDGKGSAEQAVGRLAALGWSDIHFLRGGIPAWIEGGIDNLPTFDIPGVPFVQKVRQEKDTPVVFARELKAWRDAGEDVVVIDTRTIAEYEKAHVPGAIGVPGAELLLRFADVVPSPKTRVVVSCAGLPRAILGAQTLIDAGVENAVSYLHEGTRGWTDDGFELETGHSQIYPPASDDAKDIAKARLQTFSRDDDLLFIDRQTAETWLRDKARTTYFLDVRTPEEFAASHLEGSISSEGGQLLGVAYRTVAVRGARIILVDDLLGARARVVAHWLKRRGFEIAVNLHDFEKGVEAAAA, from the coding sequence ATGTCTGTACAGGCGCTAACCAAGGATCGTCTCATCGAATGGCTGGGAGATGGCGAGGAACTTGCCGTTCTCGATATCCGCCCCGCTGAAGAGGTGGGATATGCGTCGCCGCTATTTGCGACCAATCTTCCGGCGGATCGGCTGGAGGCGGAAATAAACCGCTTCATCCCGCGCCCCGCGGTGCGAACTGTTCTGGTGGACGATGGAAAAGGAAGCGCGGAACAGGCGGTAGGACGACTTGCCGCGCTCGGCTGGAGCGACATTCACTTTCTGCGCGGTGGAATACCGGCATGGATCGAGGGCGGCATCGATAACCTGCCGACATTCGATATTCCCGGCGTTCCTTTCGTCCAGAAGGTACGGCAGGAAAAGGATACGCCCGTGGTCTTTGCCCGTGAACTGAAGGCGTGGAGGGACGCCGGTGAGGATGTCGTCGTCATCGATACCCGTACAATAGCGGAATACGAAAAGGCGCATGTGCCGGGCGCCATCGGCGTGCCGGGTGCGGAACTTTTGCTGCGTTTCGCCGATGTCGTGCCATCACCGAAAACGAGGGTCGTCGTTTCCTGCGCGGGTTTGCCCCGCGCAATTCTGGGCGCGCAGACTTTGATCGATGCCGGTGTCGAAAACGCAGTCAGCTATCTGCACGAAGGAACACGCGGCTGGACGGATGACGGGTTTGAACTGGAAACGGGGCATTCACAGATATATCCGCCCGCGAGTGACGATGCCAAAGACATTGCAAAGGCGCGGCTCCAAACATTCTCCCGTGACGACGACCTGCTGTTCATTGACCGCCAGACGGCCGAAACATGGCTGCGGGACAAGGCGCGAACCACCTATTTTCTTGATGTGAGAACGCCGGAAGAATTCGCGGCTTCGCATCTTGAAGGTTCTATTTCTTCTGAGGGCGGGCAGCTTCTCGGTGTTGCCTATCGCACCGTTGCCGTGCGCGGCGCCCGGATCATTCTCGTGGATGACCTGCTGGGCGCCCGCGCCCGCGTCGTGGCGCATTGGCTGAAACGGCGAGGTTTTGAAATCGCTGTTAATCTGCATGATTTCGAAAAGGGTGTCGAAGCCGCCGCGGCATAA
- a CDS encoding acyl-CoA dehydrogenase family protein codes for MTNASQAWGSAPSARFDTIAERFRGIFSEIGRDAIRHDLDRELRFDDYETLKKAGFSRLRLPEEFGGLGLTLPELFGLIIELAEADPNLTNAYRSHLGFTEDLLNAAPSPWRDAWLTRIGHDETIGSGFSEVGDARLGTYSTQLTRDGSGWRLNGEKYYTTGSLYADWITLGAVDGDGAPIGALVPTKAEGVEILNDWDGFGQALTASGTARFTDVAISDDLIKPSALRFSYSGGFFQLVHLASLAGIGRAAASEIARHVAERRRVYQRSNASRFADDPQVLQVVGRIRGAAYSAGVIVLKAAEALQAAYEANLSGDEERIVLANRNADLEVSQSVTVVSNLILDASTVLFDTLGASAAKRSHGLDRHWRNARTITSHNPRIYHDRIVGDFAVNGISPTPHGGVGIAARGEKEKTEA; via the coding sequence ATGACCAATGCCAGCCAGGCCTGGGGTTCCGCGCCCAGCGCACGCTTCGACACGATAGCCGAAAGATTTCGGGGGATTTTTTCTGAAATTGGCAGAGATGCCATCCGACACGATCTGGATCGCGAGCTGCGTTTTGACGATTATGAAACTTTGAAAAAGGCCGGCTTTTCCAGGCTGCGCCTGCCGGAAGAGTTTGGTGGTCTAGGCCTGACATTGCCTGAACTTTTCGGCCTGATCATCGAATTGGCGGAAGCAGACCCCAATCTCACCAATGCTTACCGCAGCCATCTGGGGTTCACGGAAGATCTGCTTAATGCAGCACCCTCGCCATGGCGGGATGCATGGCTCACGCGGATCGGACACGACGAAACCATCGGCAGCGGGTTTTCCGAAGTCGGTGATGCTCGGCTTGGAACCTATTCCACTCAACTCACGCGCGATGGCAGCGGCTGGCGGCTGAATGGCGAGAAATATTATACGACCGGCTCGCTTTATGCGGACTGGATCACGCTGGGCGCCGTGGATGGTGACGGCGCGCCGATTGGCGCGCTTGTTCCCACGAAGGCCGAAGGTGTCGAGATTCTCAACGACTGGGACGGTTTTGGGCAGGCGTTGACGGCCAGCGGCACAGCGCGTTTCACGGATGTGGCGATTTCCGATGATCTCATCAAGCCAAGCGCTCTTCGCTTTAGCTATTCGGGCGGTTTTTTCCAGCTCGTCCATCTGGCTTCGCTTGCCGGTATTGGCCGTGCGGCCGCCTCGGAGATTGCCCGCCATGTAGCGGAGCGCAGGCGGGTCTATCAGCGGAGCAACGCCTCGCGCTTTGCCGACGACCCACAGGTGCTTCAGGTCGTAGGGCGGATAAGAGGTGCGGCCTACAGCGCCGGTGTCATCGTGTTGAAGGCGGCAGAAGCCTTGCAGGCTGCCTATGAGGCCAATCTTTCCGGAGATGAGGAGCGCATCGTCCTGGCAAACCGCAATGCAGACCTTGAAGTCAGCCAATCCGTTACGGTGGTCAGCAATCTTATCCTCGATGCGTCCACGGTCCTTTTCGACACGCTCGGCGCTTCCGCGGCAAAACGTAGCCATGGCCTTGATCGTCATTGGCGAAACGCCCGCACCATAACCTCGCACAATCCGCGCATCTATCACGACCGTATCGTGGGAGATTTCGCCGTTAACGGCATTTCACCAACGCCACATGGAGGTGTGGGGATAGCAGCGCGGGGGGAGAAGGAAAAAACTGAAGCGTGA
- a CDS encoding PLP-dependent cysteine synthase family protein, with amino-acid sequence MKLGRIYRDFTELVGNTPLVELARIRQKYDLPSRILAKIEYLNPAGSVKDRTAWGIIREAEKTGRLKPGDLLFDLTSGNTGIGIAAVASARGYRTKFYLRNTISEDKINILRQFGSEIELIGNEELFQPDAIHRIIDRIKAENPGAFYTGQRSNDANPQVHFETTGPEIWRDTDGDIDILVGTVGTGGTLSGAGRFLKAQKPEIRIVVAEPTPESVPSPDKPDAPTIEGVHKVTDVEAGTLPETYNKEVVDEIVAVSTEQARRAALTVAREEGFLVGTSSGAAIAVAIELSRRAENRGKTIAVVFPDSGERYLSLFDSLD; translated from the coding sequence GTGAAATTGGGCAGGATTTATCGTGATTTTACGGAGCTTGTCGGCAATACGCCGCTGGTGGAACTCGCCAGAATCCGTCAGAAATATGATCTTCCATCGAGAATTCTCGCCAAGATCGAGTATCTCAATCCCGCCGGCAGCGTAAAGGATCGGACGGCATGGGGCATCATCCGCGAGGCGGAGAAGACCGGCAGACTGAAGCCGGGTGATCTTCTTTTCGATCTTACCAGTGGCAATACGGGCATTGGAATTGCGGCGGTCGCGTCCGCGCGGGGATACCGTACGAAATTTTACCTTCGCAATACGATCAGTGAGGACAAGATCAATATTCTACGGCAATTCGGATCTGAAATCGAATTGATCGGAAATGAGGAGCTTTTCCAGCCTGATGCGATCCATCGCATCATCGACCGGATCAAGGCTGAAAATCCTGGCGCGTTTTATACCGGGCAGCGATCCAATGACGCCAATCCGCAGGTGCATTTTGAGACGACCGGACCGGAAATATGGCGCGACACCGACGGAGATATCGATATTCTGGTCGGCACGGTGGGTACGGGCGGCACTCTTTCCGGCGCGGGGCGTTTCCTGAAGGCGCAAAAACCGGAGATAAGGATCGTTGTTGCCGAACCCACTCCCGAGTCCGTGCCTTCCCCTGACAAACCCGATGCCCCCACCATTGAAGGTGTCCACAAGGTCACGGATGTGGAGGCGGGCACGTTGCCGGAGACCTACAACAAGGAGGTCGTGGATGAGATCGTTGCCGTTTCCACCGAACAGGCGCGGCGTGCGGCGCTGACCGTTGCAAGAGAGGAGGGTTTCCTTGTCGGAACCTCTTCCGGCGCGGCCATCGCCGTCGCGATCGAGCTTTCACGCCGTGCGGAAAACAGAGGCAAGACGATTGCGGTCGTATTTCCGGACAGTGGTGAGCGTTATCTCTCGCTTTTTGATAGCCTTGACTGA
- a CDS encoding LLM class flavin-dependent oxidoreductase: MSKKQVIIGAQFPGVNNFTVWSDPTAGSQIAFSSFRHFAETVERGKLDFIFLAEGLRVREQKGRFHELDVVGRPNTLAILTAIAAVTRNVGLIGTLTTTFNEPYPLARQLATLDVLSNGRAGWNVVTSPGAFTGANFRRGDHLPFAERYERAREFIEAARAIWKGQDFAFKAEHFDIAGRSDLPPSPQGAPVIAQAGDSETGRELAASHADLIYSRHGTLEDGQAFYKDVKARLSRYGRSPGDLKILPGAAFVLGDSQEDAEERQRAIRLQQVSPKNAIVFLEQVWNRDLSSYDPDGPLPEIDPEVSSPALAQGRASRVDDRLETARVWREIAEREKLSIRQLVIKVTARQHFIGTPETVARQINNYVQENAADGFVFAPHLTPTGFDEFVDKVIPYLQEWGVYRKDYQTQTLRGNLGLTVH; this comes from the coding sequence ATGTCGAAGAAACAAGTCATCATCGGAGCCCAGTTTCCGGGCGTCAATAATTTTACGGTCTGGAGCGATCCGACAGCCGGCAGCCAGATCGCGTTTTCGTCTTTCAGGCATTTTGCCGAAACGGTCGAAAGGGGAAAACTGGATTTCATCTTCCTTGCAGAGGGCCTGCGGGTGCGCGAGCAAAAGGGCCGCTTTCACGAACTGGATGTCGTAGGGCGACCAAACACCCTGGCGATACTGACGGCAATCGCCGCCGTCACCCGCAATGTCGGCCTGATCGGAACGCTCACGACCACCTTCAACGAGCCCTATCCGCTTGCCCGCCAGCTCGCCACGCTTGATGTGCTTTCAAACGGCCGCGCCGGATGGAACGTCGTCACCTCGCCGGGCGCCTTTACCGGCGCAAATTTCCGCAGGGGCGACCATTTGCCGTTTGCCGAACGTTATGAGCGCGCAAGGGAATTCATCGAGGCAGCGCGGGCGATCTGGAAAGGACAGGACTTCGCCTTCAAGGCCGAGCACTTCGATATTGCCGGACGATCGGACCTGCCCCCTTCGCCGCAGGGAGCACCCGTAATCGCACAGGCCGGCGATTCCGAGACTGGACGCGAGCTGGCGGCGAGCCATGCAGACCTCATCTATTCGCGCCACGGCACGCTGGAGGATGGCCAGGCCTTCTATAAGGACGTCAAGGCGCGACTTTCCAGATATGGCCGCTCCCCGGGCGATCTCAAGATATTGCCCGGCGCCGCTTTCGTGCTGGGTGACAGTCAGGAAGACGCCGAAGAACGACAACGCGCCATTCGTCTGCAGCAGGTAAGCCCCAAAAACGCGATCGTTTTCCTGGAGCAGGTATGGAATCGCGACCTGTCCTCCTACGATCCAGACGGACCGCTGCCCGAGATCGATCCTGAAGTCTCCTCTCCCGCCCTTGCTCAGGGCCGCGCCAGTCGTGTCGATGACCGGCTCGAAACCGCCCGCGTCTGGCGGGAAATCGCCGAACGGGAAAAATTGAGCATTCGGCAGCTCGTCATCAAGGTAACCGCCCGCCAGCATTTCATCGGCACGCCGGAAACCGTGGCGAGGCAGATCAACAACTATGTTCAGGAGAATGCCGCAGACGGCTTCGTGTTTGCGCCGCATCTCACGCCGACGGGTTTCGATGAATTCGTCGACAAAGTCATTCCCTATCTTCAGGAATGGGGCGTCTATCGCAAAGATTATCAGACACAAACATTGCGAGGCAATCTCGGCCTGACGGTGCATTGA
- a CDS encoding LLM class flavin-dependent oxidoreductase produces the protein MTFATNFHLGIDLSLRSHDVLRQDSKTDGLLQRLDEGFDLITLEDGFARSTGDGLDAILFANWLGARTSHAGILAGAPINFLEPFHVSTAIATLDYVTEGRAGLLAQPLEGNRAAAARRATGELNGYPENSRQALERDFDEAIDVIRRLWDSWEDDAVIRDPESQRFIDGAKLRYVDFKGANFNVLGPSITPRPPQGQPVIAAIVEPENSTSLASAIDLAFLRAGDSELSSLVKDIKSRHPELRLFADVGFGADGPGKDTIPQWAADAEAAIATARTLASAGLNGIRLLPREPERDLAPLVERVLPALRNTGLGQARHGSTLRERLSLPVATNRYVVAAA, from the coding sequence ATGACTTTCGCGACGAATTTCCATTTAGGCATAGACCTTAGCCTTCGTTCCCATGATGTGCTCAGGCAGGACAGCAAGACGGATGGCCTTCTTCAGCGGCTTGATGAAGGTTTCGATCTCATCACCCTCGAAGACGGCTTTGCGCGCTCCACAGGCGATGGCCTCGACGCCATATTGTTCGCAAACTGGCTTGGAGCCCGGACCAGCCACGCCGGTATCCTTGCGGGCGCGCCGATCAACTTCCTTGAACCCTTCCATGTATCGACCGCCATCGCCACACTTGACTACGTGACGGAAGGCCGCGCTGGCCTCCTTGCGCAGCCGCTCGAAGGCAACCGGGCAGCAGCGGCGAGGCGCGCCACCGGGGAGCTTAACGGCTATCCGGAAAACAGCCGCCAGGCGCTCGAACGGGATTTTGACGAAGCGATAGACGTCATCCGCCGGCTCTGGGATAGTTGGGAAGATGACGCCGTCATCCGCGACCCGGAAAGCCAACGCTTCATCGACGGCGCAAAATTGCGCTATGTCGATTTCAAGGGCGCGAATTTCAACGTCCTCGGCCCATCGATCACACCGCGGCCTCCACAGGGCCAACCCGTCATAGCCGCCATCGTAGAACCGGAAAACAGTACCTCTCTGGCCTCCGCCATCGACCTCGCCTTTCTGCGTGCAGGCGACAGCGAGCTTTCATCGCTCGTAAAGGACATCAAATCCCGACATCCGGAACTGCGGCTTTTTGCCGATGTCGGATTTGGAGCCGATGGGCCCGGAAAAGACACGATCCCGCAATGGGCCGCTGACGCGGAGGCCGCGATCGCCACGGCGCGTACATTGGCAAGCGCCGGTCTGAACGGTATCCGCCTCCTGCCCCGCGAACCGGAACGGGACCTCGCACCCCTGGTGGAGCGGGTTCTACCGGCCCTTCGCAATACAGGCCTTGGGCAAGCACGGCATGGATCGACCCTGCGCGAACGCCTTTCCCTGCCTGTCGCCACGAACCGCTACGTCGTCGCGGCCGCCTGA
- a CDS encoding GNAT family N-acetyltransferase yields MPDVIIHSSLLHPSTQPLIEGLISEYDGRYGTRDRPGGARGEIFRYPEGLYSPPLGNLLLVQRDGKTIAGGAFMSHDDETAEIKRIWTDPSLRRQGLARTIMSALEESAAALGYTRTYLSTGFRQPEAVALYLGLGYRPLFDTAADPHLYRSLPFEKHIGVKAGQTGSTPVYPPAASFEEATLRVKALKEGQEAKILARFAGHGAAKTDADLDGLPYQGVLSARTAQTSVRSAT; encoded by the coding sequence ATGCCCGATGTCATCATCCACTCCTCACTTCTCCACCCCTCAACCCAACCCCTCATCGAAGGCCTGATCAGCGAATATGACGGGCGATATGGCACAAGGGATCGTCCCGGCGGCGCTCGTGGGGAAATATTCCGATATCCGGAGGGGCTTTATTCTCCGCCGCTGGGCAACCTCCTGCTGGTGCAGCGAGACGGCAAGACCATTGCCGGTGGGGCCTTCATGAGCCACGACGACGAAACGGCCGAAATAAAGCGGATATGGACGGATCCTTCACTAAGGCGACAAGGGCTTGCCCGCACCATCATGTCGGCACTTGAAGAAAGTGCAGCAGCGCTTGGCTATACCCGTACCTATCTCTCGACCGGGTTTCGCCAACCGGAAGCCGTCGCACTTTACCTCGGCCTCGGATATCGCCCGCTTTTCGACACCGCTGCCGATCCGCATCTCTATCGCTCGCTTCCTTTCGAAAAGCACATCGGCGTCAAGGCAGGGCAAACAGGAAGCACGCCGGTCTACCCTCCGGCCGCCTCCTTCGAAGAGGCAACCTTGCGGGTGAAGGCATTGAAGGAAGGACAGGAGGCGAAGATCCTCGCGCGCTTTGCCGGACATGGGGCAGCTAAGACTGACGCGGACCTCGACGGACTACCATATCAGGGTGTGCTTTCCGCCCGTACGGCTCAAACTTCAGTACGGAGTGCGACATGA
- a CDS encoding MsnO8 family LLM class oxidoreductase, with the protein MTFGLSFLDKSPIHHDEGAVVALRRTVTLAQKAEAHGFLRFWVAEHHNSPKLASSSPEVLIGFLLAQTQRINIGSGGVMLQHYSAYKVAENFKLLSALAPGRVDLGIGKAPGGLPLSTRALQGAYDPARKPSFEQQLEDLDRFVGDETADNADEGKLAAYPLPPSPPNRFLLGASPESARLAGRLGWDFVYAGHIHGNEAAISEALNAFRASGGKYAVLAVAVVVAETDQAAEALAVEGRRFRVEIEGGQGVNVGSEEQALEYVRQAGATHYRIEERSPLILRGSPSTVRAELLRLHQHYGIDEFIVECPVSEGTHRLKTIEYLAAANRALAA; encoded by the coding sequence ATGACCTTTGGTTTGAGCTTTCTCGACAAGAGTCCGATCCATCACGATGAAGGCGCGGTAGTGGCGCTGCGACGAACCGTGACGCTTGCACAAAAAGCCGAAGCGCACGGCTTTCTTCGCTTCTGGGTTGCCGAGCATCATAACTCGCCGAAACTGGCAAGCTCGTCTCCCGAAGTGCTGATCGGTTTCCTGTTGGCGCAGACTCAGCGGATCAATATCGGGTCCGGAGGCGTCATGCTGCAGCATTACAGCGCCTATAAAGTTGCCGAAAACTTCAAGCTGCTTTCAGCGCTTGCACCCGGCCGTGTCGATCTCGGCATCGGCAAGGCGCCGGGTGGCCTTCCGTTGTCAACGCGCGCCCTTCAGGGAGCCTATGATCCGGCGCGCAAGCCCTCCTTCGAACAGCAGCTTGAGGATCTCGACCGGTTTGTCGGTGACGAAACGGCTGACAACGCGGACGAAGGCAAGCTCGCAGCCTACCCCCTGCCGCCTTCTCCTCCCAACCGCTTCCTGCTTGGGGCGAGCCCGGAAAGTGCGCGGCTTGCCGGCAGGCTGGGATGGGACTTCGTTTATGCCGGCCATATCCATGGCAATGAGGCCGCAATTTCCGAGGCGCTGAATGCGTTCAGGGCATCGGGCGGAAAATATGCGGTTCTGGCGGTTGCTGTGGTGGTTGCGGAAACCGATCAGGCCGCAGAGGCGCTTGCGGTCGAAGGCCGCCGTTTTCGTGTCGAGATCGAGGGCGGACAGGGCGTGAATGTCGGGAGTGAGGAGCAGGCGCTGGAATATGTGCGACAGGCGGGCGCCACGCATTATCGCATTGAAGAGCGCAGCCCTCTGATCCTTCGCGGCTCGCCATCCACGGTTCGTGCCGAATTGCTTCGGCTTCATCAACACTACGGCATCGACGAGTTCATCGTGGAGTGCCCCGTTTCCGAGGGCACGCACCGCCTGAAGACGATTGAATATCTGGCTGCGGCCAACCGCGCACTCGCCGCGTAA
- a CDS encoding ABC transporter substrate-binding protein: MVTRRHFILATSAAAIFASSRVAFSAGEATQTPTSGGSLTWAVETEPSTLNPHLNGQAKAKLILRNAYESLLARTPDGGYAPWLAKSYSISDDGKQYTFVLRDDVTFSDGEKFNAAAVALNFTKLKEPTYSGSISAGHLSHVTEALAVDEHNVIVKLGRVYAPFLDGASGIEILSPRAFSSPQLKSGGPEIAGTGPFVLDRYVKGQEIRFVKNPGYNWAPETAGHQGPAYLDEVIYRFLPESAVRSGALSSGQVQVIEGIPGNDAGLFRDDPEFSYQTAINTGTPYTLYLNVNQQPTADLKIRKAFQAAVDVDQILQAVYRGERRRAWGILTPADTDFYDKSIEQAYGFNPKLANSLLDEAGWSARDGDGFRIKDGNRLTIEVVQSQSTVRDQRDILLQAVQAQLRQNAGIDLALQYVDAGTYSSRQKDGQYGIIPNSTTTQENGVTIYFHYLPRDKGGSINYSRTEAPEISAWLDEAASTLDQQKRFEIYAKLQRYAILEQALGLPLYVPDDQIAAAAAVKGVGFRPFKRLPDNAYDIWLQQNA; encoded by the coding sequence ATGGTAACCAGACGTCATTTCATTCTGGCAACGAGCGCCGCAGCGATTTTCGCCAGCAGCCGGGTTGCTTTCAGTGCGGGTGAGGCCACGCAGACGCCGACAAGCGGCGGTTCGCTGACCTGGGCTGTGGAGACCGAGCCGAGCACGCTCAATCCGCATCTGAACGGGCAGGCAAAGGCAAAGCTCATTCTGCGCAATGCCTATGAGTCGCTTCTGGCCCGCACGCCTGATGGTGGTTATGCGCCATGGCTGGCAAAAAGCTATTCTATCTCCGATGATGGCAAGCAGTATACGTTCGTACTGCGCGACGACGTGACCTTCAGCGATGGTGAGAAGTTCAATGCCGCCGCGGTGGCGCTCAACTTCACCAAGCTGAAAGAGCCGACCTATTCCGGCAGCATCAGCGCCGGTCATCTGTCGCATGTCACCGAAGCGCTTGCCGTGGACGAGCACAACGTCATCGTAAAGCTCGGGCGGGTTTACGCGCCTTTCCTTGACGGCGCTTCCGGCATTGAAATCCTGTCGCCACGGGCGTTTTCTTCGCCGCAATTGAAATCCGGTGGGCCTGAGATTGCCGGCACCGGCCCGTTCGTTCTCGATCGCTACGTCAAGGGTCAGGAAATCCGCTTCGTCAAAAATCCCGGTTATAACTGGGCGCCGGAGACCGCCGGTCATCAGGGGCCGGCCTATCTGGACGAGGTCATCTATCGGTTCCTGCCGGAATCGGCGGTGCGCAGTGGGGCTCTGTCTTCCGGACAGGTGCAGGTGATCGAAGGAATTCCGGGTAACGATGCCGGTCTCTTCCGGGACGACCCGGAATTTTCCTATCAGACGGCGATCAATACGGGCACGCCCTATACGCTCTATCTTAACGTCAACCAACAGCCGACAGCAGATCTTAAAATACGCAAGGCGTTTCAGGCGGCGGTGGACGTGGATCAGATCCTGCAAGCCGTCTATCGCGGCGAGCGCAGGCGCGCCTGGGGCATTCTCACCCCGGCGGATACCGATTTTTACGACAAGAGCATCGAACAGGCTTACGGTTTTAATCCGAAGCTTGCCAACAGCCTGCTGGATGAAGCCGGCTGGTCCGCCCGCGATGGCGATGGTTTCCGCATCAAGGACGGCAATCGACTGACGATCGAGGTTGTACAGTCGCAATCGACCGTGCGTGACCAGCGCGACATTCTTCTGCAGGCGGTGCAGGCGCAGCTGCGTCAGAATGCTGGTATCGATCTCGCCTTGCAGTATGTCGATGCTGGAACCTACTCCAGCCGCCAGAAGGACGGCCAGTACGGCATCATTCCAAACTCGACGACGACGCAGGAGAACGGCGTCACGATCTATTTCCACTACCTGCCGCGCGACAAGGGCGGATCGATCAATTACAGCCGCACCGAGGCACCGGAAATATCCGCCTGGCTGGACGAGGCCGCATCGACGCTCGATCAGCAAAAACGCTTCGAAATCTACGCAAAATTGCAGCGTTATGCGATTCTGGAGCAGGCGCTAGGGCTGCCGCTTTACGTGCCCGATGACCAGATCGCGGCCGCCGCCGCAGTCAAGGGCGTCGGCTTCAGACCTTTCAAACGCCTTCCCGACAACGCCTACGACATATGGCTTCAACAGAACGCCTGA
- a CDS encoding ABC transporter substrate-binding protein, giving the protein MLNRRQFVIAGTALLAISAFPVPSMAEDAKPVNGGTLTWGVETEPATLNPQLNGQDKTKLLLRNAYESLLARTADGGYVPWLATGHSISEDGKTYTFKLRDDVIFTDGQKFDAQAVITNFEKLKDPAYSTSVSAGPVSRIAELKAVDAHTVSFTLKDIYAPFLDYVASLEILSPAAFSSPQIKSGGPEVAGTGPFILKRYVKGQEIQFEKNPAYNWAPKTAKHQGPAYLDQITYRFLPESSVRTGALTSGQLDVIEGISGNDAALFKDNPDFTYQTALNTGTPYSLFLNVTWGPTQDVKVRKALLASLDIDKILQAVYRGERTRAWGITSPIDPQFYDKSIEKTYGADAGVANRLLDEAGWGQKDAEGFRTRDGKRLTIDVVQAQATVRDQRDVLLQALQAQARQVAGIDLAINYVDAGTYTDRRKTGQFGSIANSNTPTDAIDIEYHYLPLQKGGTINYSRAEAPELAQWLNAAASTLDQKKRFEVYAKLQRFAIVDQAYAIPLYEPEDQVAAASYVKGITFRPFKQLPENAYDLWRSE; this is encoded by the coding sequence ATGCTCAATCGCAGACAGTTCGTCATTGCTGGCACCGCATTGCTGGCAATCTCGGCCTTCCCGGTCCCCTCCATGGCGGAAGACGCCAAGCCCGTTAACGGCGGCACATTGACCTGGGGTGTGGAGACCGAACCCGCAACGCTCAATCCGCAACTGAACGGCCAGGACAAGACCAAGCTGTTGCTGCGTAACGCCTATGAATCGCTGCTGGCACGCACTGCCGATGGTGGGTATGTGCCCTGGCTTGCAACCGGTCACAGCATTTCCGAGGATGGCAAGACCTATACGTTCAAGCTGCGCGACGATGTCATCTTTACCGATGGTCAGAAATTTGATGCGCAGGCGGTGATCACCAATTTCGAAAAACTTAAAGATCCCGCCTATTCCACCAGCGTCAGTGCCGGTCCGGTATCGCGGATCGCGGAGCTGAAGGCCGTTGATGCCCATACGGTGTCCTTCACACTGAAGGATATTTACGCGCCTTTCCTCGACTACGTCGCGAGCCTCGAAATCCTGTCGCCGGCTGCATTTTCATCGCCGCAAATCAAGTCCGGCGGGCCGGAAGTTGCCGGAACCGGCCCGTTCATTCTCAAGCGTTACGTCAAGGGCCAGGAAATTCAGTTCGAAAAGAACCCGGCCTATAATTGGGCGCCAAAGACCGCCAAACATCAGGGTCCGGCCTATCTCGACCAGATAACCTATCGGTTTCTTCCGGAATCCTCGGTAAGGACGGGTGCCCTGACCTCCGGGCAGCTTGACGTGATCGAGGGCATTTCAGGCAACGATGCGGCCCTCTTCAAGGACAACCCCGACTTCACCTATCAGACGGCGCTCAATACGGGCACGCCGTACTCCCTCTTCCTCAATGTCACCTGGGGTCCGACGCAGGATGTCAAGGTGCGCAAGGCGCTCCTCGCCTCGCTCGATATCGACAAGATCCTGCAGGCCGTTTATCGCGGCGAACGCACGCGCGCCTGGGGCATCACCTCGCCAATCGATCCGCAATTCTATGACAAGAGCATAGAGAAGACCTATGGCGCGGATGCAGGCGTGGCCAACAGGCTGCTGGATGAGGCGGGCTGGGGCCAGAAGGATGCGGAAGGCTTCCGCACCAGGGATGGCAAGCGCCTGACCATCGATGTCGTGCAGGCGCAGGCTACGGTGCGCGATCAGCGCGATGTCCTGCTGCAAGCGTTGCAGGCGCAGGCGCGACAGGTGGCAGGTATCGACCTTGCCATCAACTATGTCGATGCCGGAACCTATACCGATCGCCGCAAGACCGGCCAGTTCGGCTCCATCGCCAATTCCAACACGCCGACGGATGCGATCGACATCGAATATCACTACCTGCCGCTCCAGAAGGGCGGGACCATCAACTACAGCCGCGCCGAAGCACCAGAGCTGGCGCAGTGGCTGAACGCGGCGGCATCGACCCTCGATCAGAAAAAACGTTTTGAGGTTTACGCGAAGCTGCAGCGTTTCGCGATCGTCGATCAGGCTTACGCCATTCCACTCTACGAGCCCGAAGACCAGGTTGCCGCCGCAAGTTACGTGAAGGGGATCACCTTCCGGCCGTTCAAGCAATTGCCGGAAAACGCCTATGACCTGTGGCGCAGCGAATAG